A portion of the Pirellulales bacterium genome contains these proteins:
- the rplU gene encoding 50S ribosomal protein L21, with translation MYAIITDGGRQYKVEEGQLVDLDYRSVSAGTQLKFEQVVAVGDGGKLQFGKPHLGGASVTAEVVGLVQGPKLVIQWFRRRKNSRRRNGHRQLHTKVKINKISLTSN, from the coding sequence ATGTACGCGATCATCACCGACGGCGGACGCCAATACAAAGTCGAAGAGGGCCAGTTGGTCGATCTCGACTACCGCAGCGTTTCGGCCGGAACTCAGTTGAAATTCGAGCAGGTCGTGGCGGTTGGCGACGGCGGCAAGCTGCAATTCGGCAAACCGCATCTGGGCGGCGCGAGCGTGACGGCCGAGGTGGTCGGGCTGGTGCAGGGCCCCAAGCTCGTCATTCAGTGGTTCCGTCGCCGCAAGAATTCCCGCCGCCGCAACGGCCATCGGCAGCTTCACACCAAGGTGAAGATCAATAAGATCAGCCTGACGTCGAACTGA
- a CDS encoding Uma2 family endonuclease — protein sequence MSAIAKLSLKEYERIVATGVFDGKNRRRLELIRGELREMNPIGPDHCTIVDRLAEWSFDSAPRAKVRVRVQNPLAFETVDSEPEPDIVWAKRKDYAAGHPIADDVLLLIEVAVSSLDNDRGEKSEVYADVGIQEYWIVNVVERTIEVRRDPEGGHYRSVRSFRAGETVQPLAAPNARLSVDSLFAES from the coding sequence GATCGTTGCGACCGGCGTCTTCGACGGCAAGAACCGGCGACGGCTCGAATTGATCCGAGGAGAACTCCGCGAAATGAATCCGATCGGTCCGGACCACTGCACTATTGTCGACCGGTTGGCCGAGTGGAGCTTCGACAGCGCACCCCGTGCGAAGGTCCGGGTTCGCGTGCAAAACCCACTGGCCTTCGAGACTGTCGACAGCGAACCGGAACCCGACATCGTCTGGGCGAAGCGCAAGGACTATGCCGCCGGACATCCGATTGCCGATGACGTGTTGCTGCTGATCGAAGTCGCCGTGTCCAGCCTCGACAATGACCGCGGCGAGAAGTCAGAGGTCTATGCCGACGTGGGAATCCAAGAATACTGGATCGTCAATGTCGTTGAGCGCACCATCGAGGTGCGGCGCGATCCGGAGGGTGGCCACTATCGCAGCGTGCGGTCATTCCGCGCCGGAGAAACAGTGCAGCCGCTGGCGGCGCCGAATGCTCGTCTGAGCGTCGATTCACTGTTCGCGGAATCTTGA